One genomic region from Mytilus trossulus isolate FHL-02 chromosome 9, PNRI_Mtr1.1.1.hap1, whole genome shotgun sequence encodes:
- the LOC134683462 gene encoding uncharacterized protein LOC134683462 — translation MSCLDMAPSTVKCYISAISFYNKINNYEDMSQLFVVRKMIDGMARSKLKRPDSRLPITIDLLKNIIKILPAFCSSRYEAVLFSSAFSMGFFAFLRVGEMTTACDREGSNHAIKIENVEVTNHNIKIYLASSKTDQLGRGTSIFVARQSDVGICPVKLLQEYLKIRPRISGQLYCHFNGSPMTRYQFSGILKQALGYIGFDQSKYGTHSFRIGSATSATMLGFSDEQIKVMGRWSSDTFKSYIRIPQF, via the coding sequence ATGTCTTGCTTGGACATGGCTCCATCTACGgtgaaatgttatatttcagccatcagtttttataataagatTAATAATTACGAAGATATGTCTCAATTATTTGTTGTAAGGAAAATGATTGATGGAATGGCAAGGTCAAAGTTAAAGAGACCTGACAGTAGATTACCTATTACTATAGatctgttaaaaaatattataaagatttTACCCGCATTTTGTAGCTCCAGATATGAAGCTGTCTTATTTTCTAGTGCTTTTTCAATGGGATTTTTTGCATTTCTGCGAGTTGGTGAAATGACAACTGCATGTGACAGGGAAGGGTCTAATCATgccattaaaattgaaaatgtggaGGTTActaatcataatataaaaatatacttgGCGTCTTCAAAAACAGACCAGCTAGGTCGAGGGACTTCAATTTTTGTGGCCCGACAATCAGATGTTGGAATTTGTCCGGTAAAATTACTGCAAGAATATTTAAAGATTCGACCTCGAATTAGTGGTCAATTATATTGCCACTTTAATGGCTCTCCAATGACTCGATATCAGTTTTCAGGAATTCTAAAACAAGCCCTGGGGTATATTGGTTTTGATCAATCAAAGTATGGGACGCACTCATTTAGAATCGGTAGTGCTACTTCAGCAACTATGCTTGGTTTTTCTGACGAGCAAATTAAAGTAATGGGTCGTTGGAGTTCTGATACTTTCAAAAGTTATATACGAATAccacaattttga
- the LOC134683461 gene encoding uncharacterized protein LOC134683461, whose protein sequence is MLRRGTRKRTASARAGVRRTPVVSKGVSSRASVQSSMTVTRPEAIYTTSGHDGAAIPTTATLSTTRMLMPTFSSNQDNSVHIPDMLSWQPRPAIDPQPTVDNTQFVSQTGNVTNNDYVQIPNRIESVHENLGINVTQSIKEKILKGEFIDLACLLNNSVNTGSDKQKLTWAQGEFILQPISQQSKITNIEKWTDAFIIFIYIYCAVHVNRFKELLKYMHTIRLGAQRNQGMGWKNYDEQYRLRKAHEPSSLWSNIDNELWLLYMQPVNTISNVSLNVSNSNIQDSSGHGNKCYSYNYEGSCWKTPCFYSHLCLRCNGSHPIINCQRQLGNVRPHVGNTQYNTGSQFQFRAPGAQYRAGPQFQFRPRSAESRVRFSPRNATQFTQARSRPNIRTMATW, encoded by the coding sequence ATGTTGAGAAGAGGTACCAGGAAGCGTACAGCATCAGCGAGAGCTGGAGTAAGAAGGACCCCGGTGGTGTCGAAGGGAGTTTCGTCACGGGCGTCAGTACAATCATCTATGACGGTTACAAGGCCTGAGGCTATCTATACTACTTCTGGACATGACGGCGCTGCCATACCAACAACTGCAACATTATCAACGACAAGAATGTTGATGCCAACATTTTCCAGCAATCAGGACAACTCCGTCCACATTCCGGACATGTTATCATGGCAACCAAGACCAGCAATAGACCCCCAGCCAACTGTTGATAACACACAGTTTGTGTCACAAACAGGTAATGTGACCAATAATGATTATGTACAAATTCCCAATAGAATTGAAAGTGTTCATGAGAACCTAGGCATAAATGTAACACAgtcaattaaagaaaaaatattgaaagggGAATTCATAGATTTAGCTTGTCTATTAAATAATTCAGTCAACACGGGTTCTGACAAACAAAAGTTGACATGGGCTCAAGGGGAATTCATTTTACAACCCATTTCTCAACaatcaaaaattacaaatattgaaaagtgGACAGATGctttcatcatttttatttatatttattgtgcTGTGCACGTAAACCGATTTAAGGAATTGTTAAAATACATGCACACAATACGCCTTGGGGCTCAAAGAAACCAAGGTATGGGTTGGAAAAATTACGATGAGCAATATAGACTAAGAAAAGCTCATGAACCATCCAGTTTATGGAGTAATATAGACAATGAGCTTTGGTTGTTATATATGCAACCAGTGAATACTATCTCAAATGTGTCCTTAAATGTATCTAATAGTAATATTCAAGACAGTAGTGGTCATGGGAACAAATGCTATAGTTATAACTATGAGGGAAGCTGTTGGAAAACACCTTGCTTTTATAGCCATTTGTGTTTAAGGTGTAATGGTTCACATCCAATTATAAACTGTCAAAGACAACTGGGAAATGTGAGACCACATGTTGGTAATACACAATATAACACAGGCTCTCAGTTTCAGTTTCGGGCACCCGGGGCTCAGTATAGAGCAGGGCCCCAGTTTCAATTTCGCCCAAGGAGCGCCGAGTCAAGAGTCAGATTTTCCCCAAGAAATGCCACACAGTTCACACAAGCAAGATCTAGACCAAATATCAGAACTATGGCGACTTGGTAG